TTAGAACATGCGGGTTTAAATATTGAAATCTTCAATGATTTTGGTCATTCGATTTTTAAATATGGAGAATTTTCAGATCCCAAATATTTACCCAATATCTTCCAATCAAAATTTTCATGGGTCAATATTCCAAACGATAAATCCGAATATTATTATTTAAGATTATTTCACAAAAAGGGTATTTTATTCTCTATTAAAATTATTGAAAATTTAATTGGGAAACAAACTGCATTATATAGAGAAATTGCATTAAAAAATTTAACAACGATATTTTTCCATTCCTTCTTTATGATGATAGGAATTATATGTGCATTAGTTTATTTCATTGAATACAAAAAACAATACAACATTCTCCTCGATTTCTCTGCATTTTCTCTTTGTTTCGGTCTCCTAGGATTAACATCCAATGAATTCATTCGTTATTTATTCACGAATACACATACACTCTATGTTTTATCAATTATTTCTTCTAATTTTGTTTTTATACCAATGTTATCTGGAGTACGTCGATTATTTGGGAGTGGCACATTCAGAGTTCTCGATTTTTTAATCTATATCGATGTGTTCATTTGTTCTTTAACGACAATTTTAGTTTTTTCTTTACCATTCTCTGATATTTCACACTCGTTTATAATCAGTACTCGAAGTTTTTTTATTTTATTCAATGTGATTAATATCATAGGACCAATTTTTATAACTTATGAATCATGGAAGAAGGGAAACAAAGAAGCATTTGGCCATTTTATCGGCTTTAGCATTACATTATTCCTAGTTATTCTCGAGATAGTTTTAGCAATCAAATACAATGAAACATCACCATCAGGTGTTGTATTTTGGGGAGTATTGTTCGGAGTTATTTCACAAGGATTTGCATTAGAAAGAACTTTATTTACAGACAGGCAAAAAGCACTACTTTACAAAGAAGATTTACTTAAAGCAGAAAAAACTCTAAAAGAAAGCCAACTCAAAACATTACAAACAAAAATGAATCCCCATTATTTGTTTAATTCACTCAATACAATCCATGCTTTACATAAAATCAAACCAGAATTAATTGGCGATGCAATCATGTCTCTTGCGAATAATTACCGCTTTATATCGGATCGTACTGATAGAGATTGGATTCCATTTGAAGAAGAGTGGAATTTTTTAGAAGATTACTTACACCTTCAAAAACTTCGATTTTATGACACAATTCAGATTGATTTTAAAAAATCTGGAGATTTCTCTTCGGTAGTTTTGCCACCATTACTCCTACAACCAATAATCGAAAATTCATTTAAACATGGTTTTCGTGGTTCATCAGATATACAATTTCAGTTATTCATTCATGCAAAAATGATCAAAGATTCTGTATTTAGTTTTGTAGTTTATGATAATGGGACGGGAATCTCGGAAGAATTATTGTCAGATAAACAACAATTAATGAACAGATCTCTCGGCAATATTAAAGAGCGGCTTAAAAATTTATATTCAGAATTCCATTTTGAAATTTCAAAAAATTATCCAGAAGGAACAAGAACAGAAATCGAAATTATCTTAACATCTAAGGTACAATTAACTTCCTAAGCTCCGTTGCAAGTGCATTAGAAGAGACTCCGCCAGGAAAGGTTTTTATTGTATTTAAATTTTCATCTAATACATAAATAAAATTGGAATGATCAATTCGATATGAATTCCCTTCACCAACTTTCTCTCTCACAATACCAAACATCTTTGTTAATGATTCTAAACTTTCAACGTTTGGTGAAAGTGCCGTTAGGTTTTTGCTAGGAAAGTTTTGTACGTATTTCTCTAATGTTGAAGGAGAGTCTCTTTCTGGATCTAAAGTGATGAATACAAATCGAAACTCTTTGGCTTTTTCCCCCAAGATCAAAGAAGCCCTTCCAAAATTAGTCAATGCTAATGGGCACATATCAGGACAATGTGAAAAACCAAAATATAAAACTGATTTTTTTTCAGTCCAAAACTTTGGATCTAAACTTTCACCACTTGGTAAAACAAATCCCAATTGTTTCCAAACGTTCTGATTGATCTCTGATTTGGATTGGCATCCAATCAAATTTAAAAAAATTGATATAACAATAAAACTAATCTTGATTAAACGGCAACGATCCAACCCATTCCTCCATTTTCAGCCATATGAGTTTGGTGTGGGTGAAACATATATCGTCCTTTTTTCTTAAGAACAAATTCGATCACAACTCTCTCGGTTTGACCAATGGTGACCACATCAGAATGTCCGTCAGGAATTGTGGTTCCTAAACTTCTAATAATATCAAATGTTTGAGCATGTAAGTGGAAAGTCATCACAGGTTCTCTTTCCATCATATTTTGTATATAAAAACGAACTCTTTCACCAACAGGAACTTTCATTGGATATCGATCATAAATTCCAGCGATTCCGTTCCATGTATAAAAATCATTTCTACCTTGCCCTTTTGTCTCCCATCCAGAAAAGGTAAGGACAAATTCATGTGCAGGTCTTCGTTTTACTGATGGATCGACGAGTAAGGCACCATACAATCCTTTGGCGGTATGAACCATGAGGGGAGGAACATGGCAATGGTAAGGATGCAAACCAACTGGACCAGCTTCAATCTCGTATGTCCTTTCACCAAAAGCAGGGATTGGTTCCCATCCGTCTTCCAAAGGATCATGTGTACCATGAAAATGTAAAGAATGTGGATCAGGACTAGAATTTTTTACGTGAACACGAAGTTTGTCACCCAAATTTGCTCGAAGGATTGGTCCAGGAACGATTCCATCAAACGTCCAAGCTTGGTAATTTACATTATGTGCAATATTGACACTCAAAGGAAAAAGATTTAAATTAAAATCTTTGACCTTATTTTTCGTATTACTGTAATTAGGTGGATAGTAAAATCTTTCAGTATAATCTTCCTTTATAAAAAAAGGAGGATGTGCCATACTTCCATAAGAATTTGTACCACGTAAACTTCCTGCAGCACCTATAGAATTTTGGTAATTATCATTAACACTTGGTGTTGTAACAACTCCAAAATTGGGAGATGCCGAAGATGGATCAGAAGGCCCACAAATATCGTTGGATTTTCTAGAGTTAAAGCCCATGGATCCGAAAATCGAACCCACAAAACCCATCACTCCAAAACCAATGGTAGTTAAAAAACTTTTCCGATCCATATTCGTTTCTTTAAACTAAATGTGAGAGATTAGACTCAAAACCCAAACTAAAACAAATACCGCAAGTCCACCACCAACAGCAATTTGTTTGAATTTTTTCTCATACTCAGTGTCAATAAGTAATAAGTACAGGGCAGGACCAACAACTGGAATCACTAAAATTACGAGAGACCAGATGATTTGTTTTCCAGTTGTCATATCTTTTTGTTTCGACAATCCAAAAAGTGCGAGTGGTGCCCAAACCATTGTTAACACGAATGGTAGATAATACGCATAAGATCCGATAAAATATGTCCAAAAACTTGGATTTGCAAAATTTGTTTCCATAAAAAACTCCTATTAAGTAATTGACGGTTCTGTCACCGCAGTCATCGCATAACCAGCATAAGCTAGTATTGTTAAAAACAATAAAATTCCACCAAAAACGACAGTATTCCTTACAACTGGTGAAACTTTTGAATCTTTCGAAAATAGATACACTAAAGAACCGATAAATGGTATCAGTAATATCATCCAAAAGTATTTATCCACTTTTGCTCCATTGACAGAAAATCGATCTAACATCGCAAGTCCTGTCCAAGCTGCAAAGATGGCAAAAGGTAATAAATAACCCATGATATGGAAGTACCAAGTTTTAAGAGTTCCTGGGAAATGAACTCGCCAACCCGATGTATACATATTGTTCGTTTGAGCTTCAAATTCTTTTTGATCAAATTTTGGCAATTCAGCTGAATCGATGAGCCCTTTATATGATTCAAATACATCATGTGCAGGAATAATTTTTGCCAATGTTTCATTTGGCATATTCATTTGTGATGGAGGTATCGGTTGGTTTTTATAAGAACCTAAAACAAACTCTTTTAAGTTAGCTTGTACAAATAATGCAAGAAGGCCGATACTGGAAGACATATCTCCTATATGAGGGTATCGAACTCCGGAACAAGATTGTAATGATTCCAAAAAGGGAGGACTCGAAACACCATAGGAGTTTCCTTCAAAACAATTACCCACATTCACTGGTCCACTGAGAGCAATATCTCCTCTTCCCGAATGATATACTTTATTGTTTCTAACAATATTATTATTAGAAATCCAAATGTTCTCATCAATGTTCATTGTAACTAGGATTCCGTAATTGTTATGATTGAATACAAGGTTATCCTCAACAACGTTTTCCAACGCACCAAGGAGAGCGATTCCATTTCCAATTGAAGGGTATTCTAATTTTTTTGAAGGTGCATTTGTATTATTGTTATCATAAACAATATTCTTTTTCACAACCATTTGTTTTTGTGGAGGTAAAAGTTCTCGATCCAAAGTGTTTGGACCAATGCCCAATTGGTTTTTTCTCCAAATAGAAGATAATAAATAGATATTTCCACTGGAGTTTGTTCCAGAATATCCCAAAGCATTATTTTCAGAAACGACATCGTGAATGATCGCATTACATGGATTACATTGACCAATATAAAAACCAGAATCAGGTGAACCAGAAGCATAAGAATGTTCGATTAAACCATCTACAGAATCAAATGCATATACACCATAATCTCCGTTATTGTAGGCAGTAATATAAGATCCACGATAACCTTTCACACCAGTCCAATAAACTCCGTTTAATGTTGAATTTCTTGTTGTGATGTTTTCAACTGCAACTCCATCAGCACCCACGATCATGATGCCATTCCCTCTAAGGAATTCACCGTCGATGATGGTTTCATTTCGGTCTTCACCTCTTATCGTAATCGATGGAGTTGTAACAATAACTTCCTCTTTATAAATACCCTTTGCCACTAAAACTAAATCACCAGGAGAAGCTGCATCAACTGCATTCTGAATGGTTTTATATTGTGAAGGTACTCTTTTGGTTACACCTGTCCATTTTTTTGAAATTTTCGATTTTGCAGAATTCGCCTGTGGATTGTAAGACGCATCACCAATCACGGCAACACCTGTCATTCCAATTTTTCCATCTGGCGAAGCATGGAAGGAACAAAAATAAGGAAAAACACCTTCCTCAGGAAAAAACACATCCGTATGCGCCCCGCGAAACATCGCTAAGTTGCCATAAGTAGTTTCTGTGGTCCAATCCTTGTTGATGGAAATTGCGTTATGAGGGTTATTCCCTTCATTTACAAAACGAATTTTTCCACCTTTGAAGGTGCGGATCACAGGTGGATGGAAGGCATTGTCCATCATAGTCACATGTACGAATGCCGAATTAGCAGGATCTTCTGAATTGCAAAAATTCAAACCAAAGGTTAAGAACATTGCCATTAAGATCCCAATCATTATCTTTTTGGTTTTTTCCATAGTATTTCCCGAAACGTGAGGGAATCCTCACATTTGAAGAATTTTAGAATTGTGTTAAAACTTTGTCAATGTTAAATCAAAGAAAACTGGAAAAATATACCAAAAGTAATGTTTTTAATTCTGCTAAAACTTGTTTTTTCTCTGAGGTTTTTTGGGTTCTGTGGACAATTTTGATCACAGAATCCACAGCTTCCACAATCATAAGCGAAATGTAAAATGCACGTTTTTTGTTCACTTTTGGGAACATAGGCATGATCACTTTCTCTGCCAAGGATTTAGCAAATCGTTCATTACTTTCGATGTCTAAATGTAACAAAGCTTCATTTGTATATAGTATTGAATTGATCAAACGATAACCTTTAACATCATTTAACGTTTGTTCAAAGGCCATGAGGGTAAAATCTACAAATTCAGGTGTAAACTTTTTTTGTCTTTTCAATTCTTTGGTAACTTTTTCGAAAAAAAGGTCATGCATAATCAAATAACAATTTTCTGCATGTGAATAAATAATGGATTCTTTATTTGCAAAAAATTGGTAAATAGAACCAACCGGGATTCCACTTCTCTCTGCAATTAGATCAGTAGTTAAATCATCATAACCGACTTCACCTAACAACTCAATTGCCGTTTGTACAATTTTTTGATAACGTTCTTTAGAACGTTTTTGTTGAGGTATTTTTCTTGGATTAAGAGTTGAATTCATTCTGATCGTAATGCTACAATTGGACTCAGTTTAGCGGCATATTCGGATGGCCACCAACCAAAAAGTATTCCTATTGATATCGAAAATAAAAAAGCAAATCCAATAGAAGGAAAGGACAAAACAATTGTCCAACCGAAGTATTCTTGTAAAAATAAAACGGTAAGGATTCCAAATACTAATCCAACAATACCACCTGTCAAACTTGTAAGAGTTGATTCAATTAAAAATTGGATTCGAATATCAGATTCTCGAGCGCCTAATGCTTTTCTAAGTCCAATTTCTTTTGTTCTCTCTTTGACAGATACCAACATGATGTTCATAATCCCAATTCCACCTACCATTAAAGAAACTATGGCAAGTGCAATGAGTAACGTTGACATCGTTTGATTTGATTCTGACACAGCAGATTGGATGTCAGCCATACTCATCACTTGGTAAATATTTCCCATAGATTCGTTTGTGCCATGCCTTTCATGTAAAAATCGTTTTATCGATACAATAAAGTTTTCAGAAGATTCATTTGGATCCAATTCCATTTCTAAGTTATCAACTGCATCTTTATTGAGTAATCTACGCATTGCCGTATTTAAAGGTACTAACACAACATCATCTTGGTCTCGAAATCCAGTTGAGCCTTTTTCAGGCAATTGGCCTATTACCCTAAACGAAATTCGATTGATTTTTAAATATGTTCCAACTGGATTTTTACCATCAAACAATTCTCTTACGACAGTATTACCAATAAGACATACAAGTGCTCGTTTGTTATCTTCCTCTTCCGTAAAAAATCTGCCTTCCGTTGGTTCCAAATTTCTAAGTGATTCATAATTAAAACTAGCTCCCGTCACAAAACTATTCCAATTTCGATTCCCATAAACAAGTTGAGCCCTTCCATTAACAACTGCAGAAATTTGTTTTACTTCTGGAAATTTTTTAGAAACAGCAGATACATCATAAACATCCAGTCGATTTATTGTACCTGCTTCCATGGAAACACCACCGCTTCTCATTCCACCTGTCCTAACAATGACTAAGTTGGCACCTAACGACGAAAATTGATCTTCTACCGATTTTTTAGCACCTTCACCAAGTGCCATCACTGAAATCACACAAACAACACCAAATAAAATTCCCAATGCAGATAAAAAGGTTCTCAACCGATTTGTGGTCAGTGAAAAAAATGACTGCTTAATAATTCCCTTTATTAAATTCCAACCCGACTTCCTTTTTAAAATATTATATGTACCTAAATGTATTTCTCTAGATTTTCTCTTACGTTCTTCATTCGTAATTTTTCCATCTATTACATGAATGATTCGATCACAATATTCCGCCATTTCAGGTTCGTGTGTGACCATCACAATCGTTTTACCTTCCTCGTGTGACCTTTTTAATTCCAACATGATTTCAATTTTACTTTTTGAATCTAAATTTCCAGTCGGTTCATCTGCAAAAATTATCGGAGGATCATTTAACAATGCTCTGGCGATCGCAACTCTTTGTTGTTGTCCACCAGACAATTCACTTGGTGTATGATGTGTTCGATTTTCTAATCCAACCTTTTTTAATTGTATTTCCGCAACTTTCGTCGGCTCATTAATCTCTGTGTATAGAGAGGGCAAACACACGTTTTGAATCGCATTTGATTTTGATAATAGATGGAATTGTTGGAAAACAAAACCTATCATACTTCCTCGAATATCAGAAAGTACATTCGAAGGTTCTTTTTCTATTTGTTTTCCGAATAATCGATAAGTTCCAGAATCGGCTGTATCCAAAAGCCCCATCACTTGTAGCAATGTAGATTTTCCAGAACCAGATGGTCCCATGATGGCAACAAACTCACCTTGTTTAACTTCTAAATTGATTTGGTTGAGAACGGAAAATTTCGTATTTCCAATTTTGTAAGATTTTGATAGATTTTTAATATCGATTGCTAACAAAAGTTATCTCTTTGGAAGTTTTGGAGAAGAAAACGGACCACCACTTGAATTTGATTTTTTTGACTCTTGGATTTTTTTCTTTCGGTAAACTATATCACCTTCTTTTAAACCAGAAAACACAACTGTATTTTGATCATCCGAAAATCCTATT
The sequence above is a segment of the Leptospira sp. WS39.C2 genome. Coding sequences within it:
- a CDS encoding sensor histidine kinase codes for the protein MGVVISRFLEKPYLSICLLFLVTSVSITSYAYSLLKPKDNSISEYFLSENADYFIGDIPPDDTGKIDFQKMHKVYWLSSTEWINDEEFKRITDSEYIWLRSKAFSTTEKEDLHLLLEHAGLNIEIFNDFGHSIFKYGEFSDPKYLPNIFQSKFSWVNIPNDKSEYYYLRLFHKKGILFSIKIIENLIGKQTALYREIALKNLTTIFFHSFFMMIGIICALVYFIEYKKQYNILLDFSAFSLCFGLLGLTSNEFIRYLFTNTHTLYVLSIISSNFVFIPMLSGVRRLFGSGTFRVLDFLIYIDVFICSLTTILVFSLPFSDISHSFIISTRSFFILFNVINIIGPIFITYESWKKGNKEAFGHFIGFSITLFLVILEIVLAIKYNETSPSGVVFWGVLFGVISQGFALERTLFTDRQKALLYKEDLLKAEKTLKESQLKTLQTKMNPHYLFNSLNTIHALHKIKPELIGDAIMSLANNYRFISDRTDRDWIPFEEEWNFLEDYLHLQKLRFYDTIQIDFKKSGDFSSVVLPPLLLQPIIENSFKHGFRGSSDIQFQLFIHAKMIKDSVFSFVVYDNGTGISEELLSDKQQLMNRSLGNIKERLKNLYSEFHFEISKNYPEGTRTEIEIILTSKVQLTS
- a CDS encoding SCO family protein; the protein is MDRCRLIKISFIVISIFLNLIGCQSKSEINQNVWKQLGFVLPSGESLDPKFWTEKKSVLYFGFSHCPDMCPLALTNFGRASLILGEKAKEFRFVFITLDPERDSPSTLEKYVQNFPSKNLTALSPNVESLESLTKMFGIVREKVGEGNSYRIDHSNFIYVLDENLNTIKTFPGGVSSNALATELRKLIVP
- a CDS encoding multicopper oxidase domain-containing protein, which encodes MDRKSFLTTIGFGVMGFVGSIFGSMGFNSRKSNDICGPSDPSSASPNFGVVTTPSVNDNYQNSIGAAGSLRGTNSYGSMAHPPFFIKEDYTERFYYPPNYSNTKNKVKDFNLNLFPLSVNIAHNVNYQAWTFDGIVPGPILRANLGDKLRVHVKNSSPDPHSLHFHGTHDPLEDGWEPIPAFGERTYEIEAGPVGLHPYHCHVPPLMVHTAKGLYGALLVDPSVKRRPAHEFVLTFSGWETKGQGRNDFYTWNGIAGIYDRYPMKVPVGERVRFYIQNMMEREPVMTFHLHAQTFDIIRSLGTTIPDGHSDVVTIGQTERVVIEFVLKKKGRYMFHPHQTHMAENGGMGWIVAV
- a CDS encoding PLDc N-terminal domain-containing protein; this translates as METNFANPSFWTYFIGSYAYYLPFVLTMVWAPLALFGLSKQKDMTTGKQIIWSLVILVIPVVGPALYLLLIDTEYEKKFKQIAVGGGLAVFVLVWVLSLISHI
- a CDS encoding right-handed parallel beta-helix repeat-containing protein, which produces MEKTKKIMIGILMAMFLTFGLNFCNSEDPANSAFVHVTMMDNAFHPPVIRTFKGGKIRFVNEGNNPHNAISINKDWTTETTYGNLAMFRGAHTDVFFPEEGVFPYFCSFHASPDGKIGMTGVAVIGDASYNPQANSAKSKISKKWTGVTKRVPSQYKTIQNAVDAASPGDLVLVAKGIYKEEVIVTTPSITIRGEDRNETIIDGEFLRGNGIMIVGADGVAVENITTRNSTLNGVYWTGVKGYRGSYITAYNNGDYGVYAFDSVDGLIEHSYASGSPDSGFYIGQCNPCNAIIHDVVSENNALGYSGTNSSGNIYLLSSIWRKNQLGIGPNTLDRELLPPQKQMVVKKNIVYDNNNTNAPSKKLEYPSIGNGIALLGALENVVEDNLVFNHNNYGILVTMNIDENIWISNNNIVRNNKVYHSGRGDIALSGPVNVGNCFEGNSYGVSSPPFLESLQSCSGVRYPHIGDMSSSIGLLALFVQANLKEFVLGSYKNQPIPPSQMNMPNETLAKIIPAHDVFESYKGLIDSAELPKFDQKEFEAQTNNMYTSGWRVHFPGTLKTWYFHIMGYLLPFAIFAAWTGLAMLDRFSVNGAKVDKYFWMILLIPFIGSLVYLFSKDSKVSPVVRNTVVFGGILLFLTILAYAGYAMTAVTEPSIT
- a CDS encoding TetR/AcrR family transcriptional regulator, with translation MNSTLNPRKIPQQKRSKERYQKIVQTAIELLGEVGYDDLTTDLIAERSGIPVGSIYQFFANKESIIYSHAENCYLIMHDLFFEKVTKELKRQKKFTPEFVDFTLMAFEQTLNDVKGYRLINSILYTNEALLHLDIESNERFAKSLAEKVIMPMFPKVNKKRAFYISLMIVEAVDSVIKIVHRTQKTSEKKQVLAELKTLLLVYFSSFL
- a CDS encoding ABC transporter permease, producing MLAIDIKNLSKSYKIGNTKFSVLNQINLEVKQGEFVAIMGPSGSGKSTLLQVMGLLDTADSGTYRLFGKQIEKEPSNVLSDIRGSMIGFVFQQFHLLSKSNAIQNVCLPSLYTEINEPTKVAEIQLKKVGLENRTHHTPSELSGGQQQRVAIARALLNDPPIIFADEPTGNLDSKSKIEIMLELKRSHEEGKTIVMVTHEPEMAEYCDRIIHVIDGKITNEERKRKSREIHLGTYNILKRKSGWNLIKGIIKQSFFSLTTNRLRTFLSALGILFGVVCVISVMALGEGAKKSVEDQFSSLGANLVIVRTGGMRSGGVSMEAGTINRLDVYDVSAVSKKFPEVKQISAVVNGRAQLVYGNRNWNSFVTGASFNYESLRNLEPTEGRFFTEEEDNKRALVCLIGNTVVRELFDGKNPVGTYLKINRISFRVIGQLPEKGSTGFRDQDDVVLVPLNTAMRRLLNKDAVDNLEMELDPNESSENFIVSIKRFLHERHGTNESMGNIYQVMSMADIQSAVSESNQTMSTLLIALAIVSLMVGGIGIMNIMLVSVKERTKEIGLRKALGARESDIRIQFLIESTLTSLTGGIVGLVFGILTVLFLQEYFGWTIVLSFPSIGFAFLFSISIGILFGWWPSEYAAKLSPIVALRSE